The following nucleotide sequence is from Bacteroidales bacterium.
GCGGCGACGATATTGTAATGGATATTGAAGCCAGAATAGCCGAAATCCTAAAAACACGTATTAAAGACATACAACAAATAGTAACTCTTAAAGATGTTGAATTCATCATTGAAACTTTGGGTCAGCCTTTTGAGATGGATGAAGAAAGTGAAAGAAGTTCACCAAAAAGGCATAAACGAATATATTCTAACAAACGTATTTTCCGTGACCCCGACAATCAAATTTTTGGTGGTGTAGCCTCGGGATTAGCAGCCTATTTTAACATCGATCTTGTTATTATCCGTCTAATTTTTGTTTTAACAATATTAATTGGTGGCGTTGGCATTATTGTATATTTAACACTCTGGATTCTAACTCCATACGCCTCAACAACGGCTGAAAAAATAGAGATGGAAGGCGAAACAGTAGATATAAAAACCATTGAAAAGAAAGTTAGAGAAGAGTTGGAATCTCTAAAAAACAGATTTCAGGATTTTTCAAATGAGGCTGGCGATGTTATGAAAAAAAAAAAGAAGGACTCGATCAGTGGATTAAATCAGTTCGGTCATTTTCTCATTAATATTTTAAGAATTTTTTTCAGAATCTTAGCCATTCTCTTTGGTATTATATTTCTTATTGTTGGCATAGCATTAAGTATGGTATTTGCAGCCACTTATTTGGGATTAACACCTGCCATACAATTCGAGGAATTTAGTGTTGAAGCCATTTCATTTCCGGCATTTCTAAACAGTTATATAATAACTACTCCTTATGAGTTAATTTTAAATATCGCCTTATTCTTAGTGCTTTTTATTCCTGTAGTAGGTTTAATATTCAGTGGGATTCGTTTAATTTTTAATCTTGGTCGTCAGAAAATATTTGGGATTAGCGCAGTAATTTTATGGGTGCTTGCCATTATGGTAGCCTTCACTCTTTCAGTAAAAACAATTGAAGAGTTTAAAACCGAAAGTAAGCAAATTGTAGTAAACACTATGGATTCAATCCGAAGCGACACTTTAAACCTTAGCGTTTACAACTTAAAATATTATAAAGAACTAGAACAGAAATCATTAGGTTCAATTTATTTTGAAGATGATAAACTAATGTTTTGCTCGGATGATATCTTTTACGGCAATTCGGGGCTTACTTTCAGCAAAGCCGATAATGAAGACTTTGAGTTAGTAATTCGTACAAGTGTAAGGGGGGAAAATATCGAAGCTGCAAAAGAGCGACTAAAAAGCACTAAATACCATTTTAAAATAGATGGAAATAATCTGGAAATAGATCCTTATTTCACTTTAAGATTAAATGAAAAATGGCGCGATCAAGAAGTAACTTTCGAGATAAAAGTTCCTGAAGGGAAAACACTTTTCATCGATAGAGAAGCGAGGAATTATTTCCAATGGCACTATTGGCATCACAGTCGCAGGAGCATGTCAGGAAAATACTGGATAATGACTGACGATGGTTTAGAAGAAGCGGTAACAAACTAAAATCTAAAAAAACGCTACGAGGGCTCAAGAACGCTACGAGGGTTTAAAACCCTCGTAGCGTTGAGCATAACATCTCTTTTAGGATAAGAAACTCAGCAAAATACCTGCCGCAACGGCACTTCCAATCACTCCACTTACATTAGGTGCCATAGCATGCATTAATAAATGGTTTGAAGGATCATATTTTAAACCCTCGTTCTGAACTACACGAGCACTGTCAGGAACGGCAGAAACACCCGCAGCTCCAACTAAAGGATTAATTTTATTATTATCCGAAAGGAAAAGATTCATTGCTTTAGCAAATAATACTCCACCGGCAGTAGCAATTACAAACGATGCGGCACCAAGACCAAAAATCATCAACGATGTGTCTTTTAAAAACACTGTCGCTTGCGTACTTGCACCTACTGTTATGCCCAATAAAATAGTAACAATATCTATTAGGGAATTACGTGCAGTATCGGCAAGACGTTTGGTAAAACCACTCTCTTTTAATAAATTCCCAAAGAAGAGCATTCCTAAAAGCGGAATAGAACTTGGCGAAATAAAACCGGTAAGTAAAAAACCTATTATTGGAAACATTATTTTTTCAATCTTTGGCACCATACGAGGTGGTTTCATCCTAATCAAACGTTCTTTTTTACTTGTTAACAAGCGCATTATGGGAGGCTGAATAACAGGAACTAAAGCCATATATGAATATG
It contains:
- a CDS encoding PspC domain-containing protein; amino-acid sequence: MKKTFSININGLLFNIDEDAFEKLNNYLKTLKKHFKNTEGGDDIVMDIEARIAEILKTRIKDIQQIVTLKDVEFIIETLGQPFEMDEESERSSPKRHKRIYSNKRIFRDPDNQIFGGVASGLAAYFNIDLVIIRLIFVLTILIGGVGIIVYLTLWILTPYASTTAEKIEMEGETVDIKTIEKKVREELESLKNRFQDFSNEAGDVMKKKKKDSISGLNQFGHFLINILRIFFRILAILFGIIFLIVGIALSMVFAATYLGLTPAIQFEEFSVEAISFPAFLNSYIITTPYELILNIALFLVLFIPVVGLIFSGIRLIFNLGRQKIFGISAVILWVLAIMVAFTLSVKTIEEFKTESKQIVVNTMDSIRSDTLNLSVYNLKYYKELEQKSLGSIYFEDDKLMFCSDDIFYGNSGLTFSKADNEDFELVIRTSVRGENIEAAKERLKSTKYHFKIDGNNLEIDPYFTLRLNEKWRDQEVTFEIKVPEGKTLFIDREARNYFQWHYWHHSRRSMSGKYWIMTDDGLEEAVTN
- a CDS encoding sodium ion-translocating decarboxylase subunit beta, with the protein product MGNIFDVALEGITRFVGYSGFEHVTIGHIVMIFIGIGFIFLAIKFDYEPLLLIPIGFGVLIGNIPFAEGAGLKLGIYEEGSVLNYLYFGVKYGIYPPLIFLGIGAMTDFSSLISNPKLMLLGAAAQVGIFLTFIGALVLGFAPPEAGAIGIIGGADGPTAIFLSSKLANGLNFYEGKRVLNLIGPIAIAAYSYMALVPVIQPPIMRLLTSKKERLIRMKPPRMVPKIEKIMFPIIGFLLTGFISPSSIPLLGMLFFGNLLKESGFTKRLADTARNSLIDIVTILLGITVGASTQATVFLKDTSLMIFGLGAASFVIATAGGVLFAKAMNLFLSDNNKINPLVGAAGVSAVPDSARVVQNEGLKYDPSNHLLMHAMAPNVSGVIGSAVAAGILLSFLS